The genomic interval AAGATTATCAAAATTAAATATCAAAGGGGCAAGAAAATTAATTGTAGAATTTTCAATAGGCTGTTGAATTACCATAATATTGGCAATAAGAAGATTCTTTGCATCACTTAAATCAAGTAAAATTTTAATACTTGCAGGCACATCAAATTCATATTCCCGTAATAAAAATGGATTGACAAGCGTAAAATGGGGCACTTCACCCTCAGCATTATAAAGCTTCATAAACAAATCATCAATTTTTTCAAGCTTCATCTTCGCTACACTCTCAAAACCTAGAATCGGTGATTTGACTTCAAAAATCATAATTTCTTGCTCCAAAATTTTAGGCTCATTCACATTTAATAAGTGAATTATAACACAAATCCACACTTTTTATGCTAAATAGTAAAATGTAATTGTGTATAATACATTTTTATTTTCAAAATTTAAAGGTTTTTAATGAAAATATATACTTTAATGTGTCTTTTGTTTGCATATTTTATGTTTTTTGGCTGTGCAAAAAAAGAGATTGAATACAATAAATCAGCAACTTATTGGTATGAATCTATTATCAAAGAGATTAACTTTGGTAATCTTGAAGGTGCTGATGGTTATTTTTCATCTTTGCAAAGTGAGCATATTAATTCTCCACTTATTCCAGAAGCAATGCTTATACTTGGACAAGCTCATATGGAAAAAGATGAATACCTCCTTGCAGCCTTTTATTTTGAC from Helicobacter hepaticus ATCC 51449 carries:
- the fliW gene encoding flagellar assembly protein FliW produces the protein MIFEVKSPILGFESVAKMKLEKIDDLFMKLYNAEGEVPHFTLVNPFLLREYEFDVPASIKILLDLSDAKNLLIANIMVIQQPIENSTINFLAPLIFNFDNLTMAQVVLDSTQYPLYSLNEPIGKYYDKEEAQKGEQAAPVRDSQKK